One genomic window of Punica granatum isolate Tunisia-2019 chromosome 1, ASM765513v2, whole genome shotgun sequence includes the following:
- the LOC116209795 gene encoding uncharacterized protein LOC116209795: protein METRGNSKDARHLTDTVIEISLEETSSSGTHITKSEVNHNESAPVEVAPEEPEIVVTFYQLRNDDPLRQVDQGTSGCPTNSAEECVPDNCMKRSFMTDLNKNVSVNENDSCMTSIKRSETNRIVVEGCDGETVCRICHLSSEQSLDIDMKESIGNAAALELIRLGCGCKDELGIAHTLCAEAWFKLKGNRLCEICSETARNISGVWDDRFIDKWNDRLSMSSNINGPPERGGCWRGQPFCNFLMACLVIAFVLPWFFRVKMF, encoded by the exons ATGGAAACTAGAGGGAATAGTAAGGATGCAAGGCATCTTACTGACACGGTGATTGAGATAAGCCTAGAAGAAACTTCATCTTCCGGTACGCATATCACTAAGTCAGAAGTCAATCATAACGAATCGGCCCCTGTTGAGGTGGCCCCCGAGGAGCCGGAAATTGTTGTTACATTTTATCAATTGAGGAATGATGATCCATTGAGGCAAGTAGATCAAGGGACAAGTGGATGTCCGACCAATTCAGCTGAAGAATGTGTGCCTGATAATTGTATGAAGCGTAGTTTTATGACGGATTTGAATAAGAATGTGTCTGTAAATGAAAATGATTCGTGCATGACCTCCATAAAGAGAAGTGAGACTAATAGAATTGTTGTTGAGGGCTGTGACGGGGAGACAGTTTGCAGGATCTGTCACTTGAGTTCTGAGCAATCACTTGATATTGATATGAAAGAGAGCATTGGCAATGCTGCTGCATTGGAGCTGATCCGGCTGGGTTGCGGTTGTAAAGATGAGCTTGGGATTGCTCATACTCTTTGTGCCGAGGCTTGGTTTAAGCTCAAAGGGAATAG GCTCTGTGAAATATGCAGTGAGACAGCCCGAAACATCTCGGGAGTTTGGGACGACAGGTTCATAGACAAGTGGAATGACAGGCTGTCAATGTCTAGCAACATAAATGGCCCGCCGGAACGAGGAGGTTGCTGGAGGGGGCAGCCCTTCTGCAACTTCCTGATGGCATGCCTTGTGATAGCGTTCGTGCTTCCATGGTTCTTCCGTGTTAAGATGTTCTAG
- the LOC116187106 gene encoding LOW QUALITY PROTEIN: imidazoleglycerol-phosphate dehydratase, chloroplastic-like (The sequence of the model RefSeq protein was modified relative to this genomic sequence to represent the inferred CDS: inserted 1 base in 1 codon): MELSVQSRVVGIPPTYVHPPKPTAKSDRSLATASPSLVSSDRIEEVKRVVTKEIDVAVKIHLDGTGIADSSTGIPFXDHMLDQLASHGLLDVHVRAIGDIHIDDHHTNENVALAIGTALLQALGDRKGINRFSDFSAPLDEALVHVALDLSGRPHLSFDIQIPTERVGTYDTRLVEHFFQSLVNTSGMTLHVRQLAGKKSHHIIEATFKAFARALWQATEYDPRRLGTVPSSKGVLSRS; this comes from the exons ATGGAGCTCTCAGTTCAATCTCGTGTTGTTGGGATTCCCCCAACCTACGTTCATCCCCCAAAACCCACCGCTAAG AGCGACAGGTCCCTGGCGACAGCATCCCCTTCACTGGTCAGCTCCG ACAGAATCGAAGAGGTGAAGAGGGTGGTAACCAAGGAGATAGACGTGGCCGTGAAGATCCATCTTGACGGCACTGGCATTGCTGATAGCAGCACTGGGATTCCTT TGGATCACATGTTAGAT CAACTTGCTTCGCATGGGTTGTTGGATGTGCATGTGAGGGCCATTGGCGACATTCACATAGATGATCACCATACAAATGAGAATGTTGCCCTTGCTATTGGAACA GCTTTATTGCAGGCACTTGGAGACAGGAAAGGAATAAACCGTTTCAGTGATTTCTCAGCTCCACTTGATGAAGCCCTTGTACATGTTGCACTG GATTTGTCAGGGCGGCCGCATTTAAGTTTTGATATACAGATACCCACAGAGAGGGTAGGGACATATGACACTCGG TTGGTAGAGCATTTTTTTCAATCCCTAGTCAATACCTCGGGTATGACACTTCATGTAAGACag CTAGCTGGAAAAAAATCGCACCATATTATTGAGGCTACTTTTAAGGCTTTTGCTAGGGCTCTTTGGCAAGCCACCGAGTATGATCCAAGGCGTCTTGGGACAGTTCCCAG CTCGAAAGGGGTTCTATCACGATCTTGA
- the LOC116209787 gene encoding SAP-like protein BP-73 produces MNDFLSTLQYPSPLPPVAAAMDSLLLSHPRCRTVPSFRCIKQAASVSSKPYLPSQSLLNLAEVAVRPLIFGWKKHSRAQFVTSCINPINGSKGGRSSPRKISASGRTAKGAKIKQQQESSKGKRDDAADQEEIISLFRRIQSSIAKGESEDPKKKRSSSSRGDKPAAESVLEIIRSSRKQTRDKGSLKGGSKLIPRQRGLPRREKGVEVEDIQSIENFRLTRPPSNFVKRSPIPFPSAPRGKDRLLISEVSPAVSETIASQLEKLEEMKLPELKELAKSRGVKGYSKLKKKELVELLRS; encoded by the exons ATGAATGACTTCCTCTCCACGCTTCAGTACCCATCACCACTACCACCAGTAGCAGCAGCAATGGATTCTCTCCTACTATCGCATCCTCGCTGCCGTACGGTTCCGAGTTTTCGGTGCATCAAACAAGCAGCCTCTGTGTCTTCGAAACCCTATCTTCCCTCTCAAAG CTTGTTGAATTTGGCAGAGGTTGCTGTGCGTCCCTTAATCTTCGGCTGGAAGAAGCACTCACGGGCTCAGTTCGTAACTTCTTGCATAAACCCCATCAATGGAAGTAAGGGAGGTCGATCTTCTCCTCGGAAGATTTCCGCTTCGGGGAGAACGGCAAAGGGAGCCAAGATTAAGCAACAACAGGAATCATCGAAAGGCAAGCGGGACGACGCTGCTGATCAGGAAGAGATAATCTCTCTGTTCAGAAGAATACAGTCTTCGATTGCAAAGGGAGAGTCGGAGGATcccaagaagaagagaagttcCAGTTCTCGCGGGGATAAGCCTGCAGCTGAGTCGGTTTTGGAGATTATCCGTAGTTCGAGGAAGCAAACAAGAG ACAAGGGTTCGTTGAAGGGAGGGAGTAAGCTGATACCCCGACAAAGAGGACTGCCCAGGAGAGAAAAGGGAGTCGAGGTTGAGGATATTCAGTCGATAGAAAACTTCAGATTAACTCGGCCGCCTTCAAACTTTGTGAAAAGGTCTCCGATCCCGTTTCCATCAGCTCCAAGGGGGAAGGACCGTTTGCTGATCAGTGAAGTATCACCGGCTGTGTCTGAGACGATTGCATCCCAGTTGGAGAAACTCGAAGAAATGAAACTTCCAGAGCTCAAGGAGCTAGCTAAGTCCCGAGGTGTTAAAGGGtattcaaaattgaaaaaaaaagagcttgTGGAGCTTTTAAGGTCCTAA